A window from Bos mutus isolate GX-2022 chromosome 1, NWIPB_WYAK_1.1, whole genome shotgun sequence encodes these proteins:
- the LOC102276928 gene encoding keratin-associated protein 13-2 — translation MSYKCCSGNFSSRSLGVHLRYPGSSCGSFFPGNLVYRTDLCFPRICQPTSVVFKPCQTSCYRPTTSRLCSPFQITYSGSLGCGSIRGCSLGYGSRSCYSLGCGSRIFRPLGYGIYGFPSLRCGSRFYHPTYLASRSCQSSCYRPICRSNFCRSTC, via the exons ATGTCCTACAAATGCTGttctggaaacttctcctccCGCTCCCTCGGAGTCCACCTGCGctacccaggctcctcctgtGGCTCCTTCTTCCCCGGCAACCTGGTCTACAGGACTGACCTCTGCTTTCCTAGGATCTGCCAGCCCACCAGTGTGGTGTTCAAGCCCTGTCAGACATCCTGCTACCGCCCAACGACCTCCAGGCTCTGCAGTCCCTTCCAGATAACTTATTCTGGTTCTCTTGGATGTGGGTCTATTAGAGGCTGCTCCCTGGGTTATGGATCTAGAAGCTGCTACTCTCTGGGCTGTGGATCCAGAA TCTTCAGACCGCTGGGTTATGGAATTTATGGCTTCCCTTCCCTGAGGTGTGGATCCAGGTTCTACCACCCAACCTACTTGGCTTCTAGGAGCTGCCAGTCTTCTTGCTATAGGCCAATCTGTAGATCAAACTTCTGTAGATCAACTTGTTGA